One stretch of Pseudomonas fluorescens Q2-87 DNA includes these proteins:
- the cysT gene encoding sulfate ABC transporter permease subunit CysT produces MSRRISPVIPGFGLTLGYTLVYLSLIVLIPLAAMFVHAAQLTWEQFWAIISAPRVLAALKLSFGTALYAAVINGVIGTLLAWVLVRYTFPGRKIIDAMIDLPFALPTAVAGIALTALYAPTGLVGQFATDLGFKIAYTPLGITLALTFVTLPFVVRTVQPVLADIPREVEEAAACLGAKPWQVFRHILVPALLPAWLTGFALAFARGVGEYGSVIFIAGNMPMKTEILPLLIMVKLDQYDYTGATSIGVLMLVVSFVLLLLINLLQRRIETP; encoded by the coding sequence ATGTCGCGTCGCATATCCCCCGTCATACCCGGCTTCGGGCTGACGCTGGGCTACACCCTGGTGTACCTCAGTCTGATTGTGCTCATCCCCCTGGCGGCGATGTTCGTGCATGCCGCCCAACTCACCTGGGAACAGTTCTGGGCGATCATCTCGGCACCCAGGGTGCTGGCGGCCCTGAAGCTCAGTTTCGGCACCGCGCTGTACGCCGCAGTCATCAACGGCGTGATCGGCACGCTGCTGGCCTGGGTGCTGGTGCGGTACACCTTCCCCGGGCGCAAGATCATCGACGCGATGATCGACCTGCCCTTCGCGCTGCCCACCGCCGTGGCCGGCATCGCCCTGACGGCGTTGTATGCGCCGACCGGCCTGGTGGGCCAGTTCGCCACCGACCTGGGCTTCAAGATTGCCTACACGCCGCTGGGCATCACCCTGGCGCTGACCTTCGTGACGCTGCCGTTCGTGGTGCGCACGGTGCAGCCAGTATTGGCTGATATTCCCCGTGAGGTCGAAGAGGCTGCCGCCTGCCTCGGCGCCAAGCCTTGGCAAGTGTTTCGCCACATCCTCGTGCCAGCCCTGCTACCGGCCTGGCTGACCGGCTTCGCCCTGGCGTTTGCCCGAGGTGTGGGCGAGTACGGCTCGGTGATTTTCATCGCTGGCAACATGCCGATGAAAACCGAAATCCTGCCGCTGCTGATCATGGTCAAGCTCGACCAATACGATTACACCGGCGCCACTTCCATTGGCGTGCTGATGCTGGTGGTTTCCTTCGTCCTGTTGCTGCTGATCAACTTGCTGCAGCGGCGCATCGAAACCCCATAA
- a CDS encoding sulfate ABC transporter substrate-binding protein: MSSIRRYALAALASAVFAGSAVAKDYELLNVSYDPTRELYQDYNAEFASFWKKAHPDDNVKIQQSHGGSGKQGRAVIDGLRADVVTLALAGDIDEIAKLGKSLPADWQTRLPDASTPYTSTIVFLVRKGNPKGIKDWGDLIKNDVSVITPNPKTSGGARWNFLAAWAYGLKANGGDEAKAKEYVQALFKHVPILDTGARGSTITFVNNGQGDVLLAWENEAFLALKEDGGADKFDIVVPSLSILAEPPVAVVDKNAEKKGNAEIAEAYLKHLYSPAGQEIAAKNFYRPRDKDVAAKYSRQFPKLDLVTIDKDFGGWKAAQPKFFNDGGVFDQIYQAQ, from the coding sequence GCTCAACGTGTCCTACGACCCGACCCGCGAGCTGTATCAGGATTACAACGCCGAATTCGCCAGCTTCTGGAAGAAAGCGCATCCGGACGACAACGTGAAAATCCAACAGTCCCACGGTGGCTCGGGCAAGCAAGGCCGAGCAGTGATCGACGGTCTGCGGGCCGACGTGGTAACCCTGGCCCTGGCCGGTGACATCGATGAAATCGCCAAGCTGGGCAAATCCTTGCCGGCGGATTGGCAGACACGCCTGCCGGATGCCAGCACGCCTTACACCTCCACCATCGTGTTCCTGGTACGCAAGGGCAACCCCAAGGGCATCAAGGATTGGGGCGACCTGATCAAGAATGACGTGTCGGTCATCACCCCCAACCCGAAAACCTCCGGTGGCGCTCGCTGGAACTTCCTCGCGGCCTGGGCCTATGGCCTGAAGGCCAACGGTGGTGACGAAGCCAAGGCCAAGGAATACGTGCAAGCGCTGTTCAAGCACGTGCCGATCCTCGACACCGGTGCCCGTGGCTCGACCATTACCTTCGTCAACAACGGTCAGGGTGACGTGCTGCTGGCCTGGGAAAACGAAGCCTTCCTGGCGCTGAAGGAAGACGGTGGCGCCGACAAGTTCGACATCGTCGTGCCGTCGCTGTCGATCCTCGCTGAACCGCCGGTGGCGGTGGTGGACAAGAATGCCGAGAAAAAGGGTAACGCCGAGATCGCCGAAGCCTACCTCAAGCACCTGTACAGCCCGGCCGGCCAGGAAATCGCCGCGAAGAACTTCTATCGCCCTCGTGACAAGGACGTGGCTGCCAAATACTCCCGGCAGTTCCCGAAACTGGACTTGGTGACCATCGACAAGGACTTCGGTGGCTGGAAAGCCGCCCAGCCGAAATTCTTCAATGATGGCGGCGTGTTCGACCAGATCTATCAGGCGCAGTAA